CATTTGCGATTAATGATCCTGCTAAGATGCCTAAGTTAGAAGAAGCTTATCCGTTTGTTAAGGATGATATGAATCAGATAGAGCAACCACCTGAAGAAGAGCCCGATTGGAAGAGAGATCAAGCTATTCTTATGCAACAAGCTCAACGAATTAGACAATTTAATAAAGATAAAGGAGGAGGTGAATAGATGACAACTACTGTTAAGAAAGCAACAAAGACAATGCAATTAGGTGATTTGGAACTTGACTTAAAGCTCGGCGGTCGTGAGGTATTTAAGATTGAACGCCGACTCGGTAAGTCTATGTTGTCCTTGTTTATGGACTCTCAAGGTGGAAACAAGCTACCTCCAGTTAATGAAATTCTGATTGTCTTACAAGGCGCTAATCAAAATCATGGCGTAACTGATAAACGTGTATTGAATGCCTTTGAAAAGTACTTAGATGATGGTAATACCACGATGGATCTCTTCAATGCATTGATGGAACTATTTGAAGCGTCTGGTTTTTTCGGCAAAAAGAAGAAATCATCGAAGACCAATTCGGAATCGGACGAAGTGACATTAGATCCAGTGGAAGCGGGACAAGATCAGTTGCTGTAGATGAAGAACGTAAAATTTTATGGCGACTTATTGAAGCTAGACTTACAACGATTTGCGGTTGATAGTACTGATGGTTTAGTTGGTACTGGGACCAAGCTTGAGCGGTCAGAAGATGGATCAACGTGGGAAGAAATTGCAGATATCAAGACGATTCCCGAATTAGGTGGTGACACTGAAAAGGTGGATGTCACTACTTTGGCTGATGACCGACGGAAGCAAGTTGAAGGAATCCAAAACGCCTCTAACGTTCAGTTCCAAGCCGTATATAAGGGTGCTAGTTTTGCTAAGGCCCTAAAACAAGCCGGTGACCGGAAACAATACCAATGGAAAGTTACTTACCCAGATGGAATGACTGCAACGATGCGTGGCTCATATAACATTAAGTTTGCAGCGGTTGCAGTTAACGGGGCCTTAGGTTACACCATCACAATTACTGTATCTGATGGGCCACACTTCACTGCTGCACCAGGTAGTGAAACGCCAAAGGGCTAGATGGAAATCTACAACGTTAAAGCACTGGTATATAAGACGCTAAAATCTATTCCAGAATTAAAGATCGTCTCGCCATCGTATCCTGATAAATTTACCGTGTTTCCTATTGCTATCTATAAAACCTCCCAAACTTCTTTTATTCGTAATAACTGGCAAGAAGAAACCGATACTGAATGGCAGATAACAATTGATTTGTATAACGATAAAGGATCACTAACCAAGATAAAAAATGAGCTCATTGCTAAGTTTTCAGCAATGGGCTTTTCTAATAGCGTTGGTGACCAAGATTTAAATGGAATATCACGAGTAGTCCTTGTCTTTACAGGGGTTGTTGATAATACCAGTAAACGTGTATATCAGAAAGGATGAATGATTGAATGTGAGATTGTGGGGCTCAATGAGTTAAAAACTAAGCTACGAAAACTTCCTCAAGTTGTAGCAGATGCAACCGTTAACGGCCAAGAGACAGCAATTGAACAAGCTGAAGCCTATGCGGTCCAAGAGTTGCAATCTAGTATCAAATATTCTACTGGTGAACTTGCTCGTAGCTTTAAGCATGAAGTAAAAGTCGATGGAGATGAAATAGTTGGTCGTTGGTGGAATTCATCAATGATTGCTATTTTTCGTGAGTTTGGTACTGGTAAGGTTGGTGAACAATCTAGTAAGCAGCTTCCACCTAATGTGGCAATTATTTATCGCCAAACTCCCTGGTACATTCCAGCTGAAGAAGTTGATATTGATCTTACAAAAATCTATGGAATTCCAAAGGTT
The genomic region above belongs to Limosilactobacillus reuteri and contains:
- a CDS encoding DUF6096 family protein, which translates into the protein MTTTVKKATKTMQLGDLELDLKLGGREVFKIERRLGKSMLSLFMDSQGGNKLPPVNEILIVLQGANQNHGVTDKRVLNAFEKYLDDGNTTMDLFNALMELFEASGFFGKKKKSSKTNSESDEVTLDPVEAGQDQLL
- a CDS encoding phage tail tube protein; protein product: MKNVKFYGDLLKLDLQRFAVDSTDGLVGTGTKLERSEDGSTWEEIADIKTIPELGGDTEKVDVTTLADDRRKQVEGIQNASNVQFQAVYKGASFAKALKQAGDRKQYQWKVTYPDGMTATMRGSYNIKFAAVAVNGALGYTITITVSDGPHFTAAPGSETPKG
- a CDS encoding HK97-gp10 family putative phage morphogenesis protein; this translates as MIECEIVGLNELKTKLRKLPQVVADATVNGQETAIEQAEAYAVQELQSSIKYSTGELARSFKHEVKVDGDEIVGRWWNSSMIAIFREFGTGKVGEQSSKQLPPNVAIIYRQTPWYIPAEEVDIDLTKIYGIPKVKIKDKYFYRTNGQPARQFMTPAANRIAKEAPGIIKKSVDQELRDKLGG